The following are from one region of the Hymenobacter radiodurans genome:
- a CDS encoding lmo0937 family membrane protein: protein MGNLLYIIAVILVIIWLLGFLGFNSFGLGNLIHILLVIAIIAVVLRLVRGGTV from the coding sequence ATGGGAAATCTCCTGTACATCATTGCCGTCATCCTCGTTATTATTTGGCTGCTCGGCTTCCTGGGCTTCAATAGCTTTGGCTTAGGCAACTTGATTCACATTTTGCTTGTCATCGCCATCATTGCCGTAGTACTGCGTTTGGTACGGGGCGGCACGGTTTAA
- a CDS encoding DUF983 domain-containing protein yields the protein MATHDSTLLALLAQKCPRCHRGDLFTHSAFNLSKFSDMPASCPVCGLQYEPETGFYWGAMYISYAFSTGIVIMVGVLLYNFFGDPDTWVYIVTVSITVLVFTPVLLRYSRAVMLYFFGGTGYDPAAAKRTFPHSND from the coding sequence ATGGCTACCCACGACTCTACCCTCCTAGCCTTGCTGGCCCAAAAGTGTCCGCGCTGTCATCGTGGCGACCTTTTTACGCACTCGGCTTTCAACCTGAGTAAATTTTCGGATATGCCCGCCAGCTGCCCCGTTTGCGGACTACAGTACGAGCCCGAAACCGGCTTTTACTGGGGTGCTATGTACATCAGCTATGCCTTTTCAACCGGCATCGTAATTATGGTTGGGGTGCTACTCTACAACTTTTTTGGCGACCCGGATACGTGGGTGTATATCGTAACGGTGTCCATTACGGTGCTGGTATTTACGCCCGTATTGCTGCGCTATTCGCGCGCCGTCATGCTGTACTTCTTCGGCGGCACCGGCTACGATCCGGCCGCCGCTAAGCGCACATTTCCTCATTCAAACGACTAA
- a CDS encoding cation-translocating P-type ATPase, which yields MLATLHTASATEPARPEGIPYGLSPEEVLLQRQRFGKNVLAPATRHRFWAIVRGIATEPMFMLLVVTAGIYLLIGSYSEAYVLLAATALVAGISLYQEARSDRALLALQQLAQPLARVRRAGQDVALPAADLVVNDILLVAEGEQVGADGVLLEAHDLEADESFLTGESLSVSKAADGEQQLFAGSSVVGGTGVVRVTAVGSHTRLGHIGGLISQVKTPPTPLQQQVSSFVRRMAMVGGGAFVVVWAYNWWESGSLAHGLLHGLTIAMAVLPEEIPVALSSFMALGAWRLMQQRLLTKQPQTVETLGSATVICVDKTGTLTQNRMALSQVYYPGQLGSIAFEENKEISAPLADLLATAMWASEPTPFDPMEQALHRAYAQTAVLDERPAYRMVHEYPLGEKPPMMTHVVAHHDGRLIVACKGAPEGIIARCRLPETEKAQALATLMQLATAGLRVLGVARCTTIPEVYPASQADFAWEFKGLVAFTDPPKPTAAAVLGQLYEAGLQVKMITGDNALTAAAIAQQVGLRHKEQVLTGTEVMALDPTALEQRVSTVDLYARMFPEAKLRVIEALKANGQVVAMTGDGVNDGPALKAAHIGVAMGHRGTELARQAADLVLLDDDLAGMVTAISYGRRIYDNLKKAVQYIIAIHIPLILTVLVPSLLAWQYPVLLGPVHVIFLELIMGPTCSIIFENEPMEADTMQRPPRPVTTTFLQLQELGSSLVQGLVIAAGVLGLAFYAQRLGYSETLTRTVTFTTLVLANVLLTLVSRSRHHTLRRTLYYHNPLLPAMLALTLTLLVLCLTVPALQQLFQLQSLTWLQLLLCAAVAVVSTGWFEFYKALRSPQRGSLSNEAQPTTGTNYTATVNTR from the coding sequence ATGCTGGCTACGCTTCATACTGCTTCCGCTACGGAGCCTGCCCGGCCCGAAGGAATACCCTACGGATTGAGTCCTGAGGAGGTACTTCTCCAAAGGCAGCGTTTCGGAAAAAACGTGCTGGCACCCGCCACTCGCCACCGGTTTTGGGCTATTGTGCGCGGTATTGCAACGGAACCTATGTTCATGTTGCTGGTCGTGACGGCCGGCATTTATCTCCTTATCGGTAGCTATTCCGAAGCCTATGTTCTGCTGGCTGCCACCGCGCTTGTTGCGGGCATCTCGCTGTATCAGGAGGCGCGAAGCGACCGGGCGCTACTTGCCTTGCAACAGCTGGCGCAGCCGCTAGCTCGCGTGCGGCGGGCTGGCCAGGATGTCGCGCTCCCGGCTGCCGACTTAGTGGTAAACGATATCCTGCTGGTGGCGGAAGGGGAGCAGGTGGGGGCTGATGGCGTACTGCTGGAAGCCCACGACTTGGAGGCCGATGAGTCATTTTTGACGGGCGAGTCGTTGTCGGTGAGCAAAGCGGCAGATGGGGAGCAGCAACTGTTTGCTGGCTCTTCGGTGGTGGGTGGTACGGGCGTTGTGCGGGTGACAGCCGTGGGGAGCCATACGCGGCTGGGCCACATTGGGGGGCTAATTTCGCAGGTGAAGACGCCACCTACGCCACTTCAGCAGCAGGTAAGCTCGTTTGTGCGCCGCATGGCCATGGTGGGCGGCGGGGCTTTTGTGGTCGTGTGGGCCTATAACTGGTGGGAGTCGGGGAGTCTGGCCCACGGCCTGTTGCATGGCCTGACGATTGCCATGGCCGTTTTGCCGGAGGAAATTCCGGTTGCGCTGTCGTCGTTTATGGCCTTGGGCGCGTGGCGACTAATGCAGCAGCGGCTGCTGACCAAGCAGCCGCAAACGGTAGAAACGCTGGGTTCGGCCACCGTTATCTGCGTAGATAAAACCGGCACGCTCACTCAGAATCGGATGGCGCTGAGTCAGGTATATTATCCCGGTCAGCTTGGCTCCATTGCTTTTGAGGAAAATAAAGAGATTTCCGCCCCGCTAGCCGACTTACTGGCCACGGCCATGTGGGCCAGCGAGCCTACGCCCTTCGATCCGATGGAGCAGGCCCTGCATCGAGCCTATGCCCAAACGGCTGTGCTCGATGAGCGCCCGGCTTACCGTATGGTGCATGAGTACCCGCTCGGAGAAAAGCCCCCCATGATGACGCACGTAGTTGCTCATCATGATGGCCGCCTCATTGTCGCCTGCAAGGGTGCTCCAGAAGGCATTATTGCCCGCTGCCGGCTACCCGAAACCGAGAAGGCTCAGGCCTTGGCTACGCTTATGCAGCTAGCCACAGCGGGTCTGCGGGTGCTGGGCGTGGCTCGCTGCACAACTATCCCGGAGGTATATCCGGCCTCACAGGCAGACTTCGCGTGGGAGTTCAAAGGGCTGGTTGCCTTCACCGATCCACCCAAGCCCACGGCGGCGGCCGTGCTCGGGCAGCTATACGAAGCAGGCCTACAGGTGAAAATGATTACCGGTGATAATGCGCTGACGGCCGCCGCCATCGCCCAACAGGTCGGACTGCGGCACAAGGAACAAGTGCTAACCGGTACTGAAGTAATGGCGCTGGACCCTACGGCGCTGGAGCAGCGAGTAAGCACCGTCGATTTGTATGCCCGCATGTTTCCGGAAGCCAAGCTGCGCGTGATTGAAGCCCTAAAAGCCAACGGCCAGGTGGTGGCCATGACCGGCGACGGAGTGAACGACGGGCCAGCGCTTAAGGCGGCCCACATTGGGGTAGCCATGGGCCACCGGGGCACGGAGTTGGCCCGGCAAGCAGCCGACCTGGTGTTGCTGGATGATGATCTGGCGGGGATGGTTACGGCCATCAGCTACGGTCGCCGGATTTATGACAACCTCAAAAAGGCGGTGCAGTATATCATTGCCATTCATATTCCGCTGATTCTCACCGTGCTGGTGCCGTCGTTGCTGGCCTGGCAGTATCCGGTGCTGCTGGGGCCGGTGCACGTCATATTCCTGGAGCTTATTATGGGGCCAACCTGCTCCATTATCTTCGAGAATGAGCCCATGGAGGCTGATACGATGCAACGCCCGCCCCGCCCCGTGACTACCACTTTTCTGCAACTCCAAGAGCTTGGTAGCAGCCTTGTGCAGGGACTTGTAATTGCGGCTGGCGTGCTGGGGCTGGCATTTTATGCCCAGCGGCTAGGATATTCGGAGACACTCACCCGCACCGTTACTTTCACGACTCTGGTGCTGGCCAACGTGCTGCTTACGCTCGTCAGCCGCTCACGCCACCACACGCTGCGCCGTACGCTCTATTACCACAATCCGCTGCTGCCTGCTATGCTGGCTCTCACCCTGACTTTGCTCGTGCTTTGCCTTACTGTGCCTGCTCTCCAGCAGCTTTTTCAGCTCCAATCGCTTACCTGGCTCCAACTGTTACTATGCGCCGCCGTGGCCGTTGTGAGTACGGGCTGGTTTGAATTTTATAAAGCCTTGCGAAGTCCTCAGCGCGGATCTCTTTCTAATGAGGCGCAACCAACCACCGGCACCAACTACACCGCTACTGTAAATACGAGGTAA
- the msrA gene encoding peptide-methionine (S)-S-oxide reductase MsrA: MEQATFGAGCFWCVEAVFQNLEGVEKVVSGYTGGRIANPTYKEVCSGLTGHNEVTQITFDPQKITFEELLEVFWKTHDPTTLNRQGNDVGDQYRSGIYYHNEEQKRLAEEYKQKLNDAGAFPKPIVTEILPLSTFYRAEDYHQNYFNLNGSQPYCQFVVKPKVDKVKAVFGEKLKKATA; this comes from the coding sequence ATGGAACAAGCAACATTTGGCGCCGGCTGCTTCTGGTGCGTAGAGGCCGTTTTTCAGAATCTGGAAGGCGTGGAGAAAGTCGTGTCGGGCTACACCGGCGGCCGCATCGCCAACCCTACTTACAAAGAAGTTTGCAGCGGCCTGACGGGGCATAACGAAGTGACGCAAATCACCTTCGATCCCCAGAAAATCACCTTTGAGGAGCTGCTTGAAGTGTTCTGGAAAACCCACGATCCAACGACCCTCAATCGCCAGGGCAACGACGTAGGCGACCAGTACCGCTCCGGCATTTACTACCACAACGAGGAGCAGAAGCGCTTGGCCGAGGAGTACAAGCAGAAACTCAATGATGCAGGCGCTTTCCCCAAGCCCATCGTGACGGAGATTCTGCCCTTAAGCACGTTTTATCGCGCCGAAGACTATCACCAGAATTACTTCAACCTGAACGGCAGCCAGCCTTACTGCCAGTTTGTGGTAAAGCCTAAAGTGGATAAGGTGAAAGCGGTATTTGGCGAGAAGCTTAAAAAAGCGACTGCCTAA
- a CDS encoding DUF4199 domain-containing protein, translated as MGAFRLTAENNGVRVGLFTGVAMMAYFLIANLLGFVRIEYSFLNAAILAVGACVAIARLKREKGDKLPYLQGFGTGIVTALVASVAFGLFFIIYSSINRDFMEQTQAQDLFGFDLSVTIAFLAIVLQGVMGGMIVSLIAMQYFKSPDHKPMKGIE; from the coding sequence ATGGGTGCGTTTCGATTAACCGCCGAAAACAATGGAGTTCGCGTAGGTCTGTTTACGGGCGTTGCGATGATGGCTTATTTCCTGATCGCCAATTTGCTAGGCTTTGTTCGCATCGAATATAGCTTCCTGAACGCCGCTATCTTGGCCGTTGGAGCCTGTGTAGCCATTGCGAGGCTTAAGCGCGAGAAGGGCGATAAGCTACCCTATCTGCAAGGTTTTGGTACAGGCATCGTCACGGCGCTTGTTGCTTCCGTCGCCTTTGGCTTATTCTTTATTATCTATTCCTCCATCAATCGTGATTTTATGGAGCAGACGCAAGCGCAGGATCTTTTTGGTTTCGATTTGTCTGTAACCATCGCTTTTTTGGCCATTGTGCTCCAAGGTGTAATGGGTGGTATGATCGTTTCACTTATTGCCATGCAGTACTTCAAAAGCCCTGATCATAAGCCCATGAAAGGAATTGAGTAG
- a CDS encoding ABC-F family ATP-binding cassette domain-containing protein, whose protein sequence is MISTSNVSLRYGKRILFEDVTIKFMPGNVYGLIGANGAGKSTFLKILSGEIEPNTGSVNMPAGARLSVLRQDQFAYDQYPVLQTVIMGHTRLWKVMEEKDALYAKADFSDADGERAAQLEGEFADLEGWNAEYEAAELLSGLGIGEDKHYTMMADLGGSDKVRVLLAQALFGNPDVLLLDEPTNGLDAETVLWLENFLDSFQNTVIVVSHDRHFLDAVCNYMADLDFSKLTMYPGNYSFWYESSQLAMKQKQDANKKTDDKRKELEEFVRRFSANASKSKQATSRQKLLQKLTLEDIKPSSRRYPYIAFKAEREAGNQLLTVENLSKKVDGQTVFRNVTFSLDKKDKVAIISRDDRAPSLLFDILFEQIRPDTGNFKWGTTITPSYFPRENHEFFDTDLNLVDWLRQYSTEKDESFIRGFLGRMLFSGEESLKKSNVLSGGEKVRCMLSKMMLESGNVLVLDDPTNHLDLESITALNNSLRDYTGSLLFVSHDLQFIETIANRIIELTPDGIIDRRMSYEEYLADETIKAQRQRMYQLVS, encoded by the coding sequence ATGATTAGTACCTCCAATGTAAGTCTGCGCTACGGTAAGCGCATATTGTTTGAAGATGTTACCATTAAGTTCATGCCCGGCAACGTGTATGGCCTCATTGGCGCCAACGGAGCTGGTAAATCCACGTTTCTAAAGATATTATCCGGCGAGATTGAGCCCAACACTGGCTCGGTGAATATGCCAGCCGGTGCCCGTCTTTCGGTGCTGCGCCAGGATCAGTTTGCCTACGACCAATATCCCGTTCTCCAAACGGTGATTATGGGTCACACGCGCCTGTGGAAGGTAATGGAGGAGAAAGACGCTCTTTACGCTAAAGCTGACTTCTCTGACGCTGACGGCGAGCGGGCCGCGCAGCTGGAAGGCGAATTTGCCGACCTCGAAGGCTGGAATGCGGAGTATGAAGCGGCTGAATTGCTGTCGGGCCTGGGCATTGGTGAAGATAAGCACTACACCATGATGGCGGACCTCGGCGGCTCCGACAAAGTACGGGTGCTGCTCGCGCAAGCCTTGTTCGGTAACCCCGACGTTTTGCTGCTTGACGAGCCAACCAACGGCTTGGATGCCGAGACGGTACTGTGGCTTGAAAACTTCCTCGACTCGTTTCAGAACACGGTGATCGTGGTCAGCCACGACCGCCACTTCCTCGACGCCGTGTGTAACTATATGGCCGACCTCGACTTCTCGAAGCTGACCATGTACCCTGGCAACTATTCCTTCTGGTATGAAAGCTCCCAGCTGGCCATGAAGCAGAAGCAGGACGCCAACAAGAAGACCGACGACAAGCGTAAAGAATTGGAGGAATTTGTGCGCCGCTTCTCGGCTAATGCCAGTAAGAGTAAGCAGGCTACGTCGCGCCAGAAGCTGCTGCAAAAGCTGACGTTGGAAGACATCAAGCCTAGCTCGCGCCGCTACCCGTACATTGCTTTCAAAGCGGAGCGTGAAGCCGGCAACCAACTATTGACGGTTGAAAACCTAAGCAAAAAGGTGGACGGCCAAACGGTATTCCGCAACGTTACCTTCTCGCTCGATAAAAAGGATAAAGTCGCCATCATCAGCCGCGACGACCGGGCTCCTTCCCTCCTATTTGATATCCTGTTCGAGCAGATTCGGCCGGATACGGGCAATTTCAAGTGGGGCACGACTATTACGCCGTCCTACTTCCCACGCGAAAACCATGAGTTCTTCGATACCGACCTGAACTTGGTGGATTGGCTGCGTCAGTACTCTACGGAGAAAGACGAAAGCTTTATCCGGGGCTTCTTGGGCCGTATGCTATTCTCGGGCGAAGAGTCGTTGAAGAAGTCGAACGTACTGAGCGGGGGCGAAAAAGTGCGCTGCATGTTATCGAAGATGATGCTGGAGAGCGGCAACGTACTTGTGCTCGACGACCCAACGAACCACCTTGATCTGGAAAGCATTACGGCGCTTAACAATAGCCTACGCGATTACACCGGTTCGCTGCTGTTCGTATCGCACGACTTACAGTTTATTGAAACGATTGCCAATCGCATTATCGAGCTTACGCCCGACGGCATCATTGACCGGCGCATGAGCTACGAAGAATACCTGGCGGATGAGACCATTAAGGCTCAACGCCAGCGTATGTACCAACTTGTGTCTTAA
- a CDS encoding DUF4350 domain-containing protein: MARKVSVKVATEPFYIGDTKMDYGSIMVPVAAQTLAPDSLYALMQRIAVQNGLDVVAITTGLSPQGLKLGSVNFVSLKKPEIMLLAGQGVSPTDIGEAWHLLDNRFDMTPSLVAPEALDRVNIDRYTVIVVSDGSYGGITPASRDKLRAWVQRGNTLLAIGGGAKWVADNGLSTTRFKAARNPTTPLAPETAAPPATANQPNAAPAPSASSRPSAPSPALLPQQPYVGMRNTASAQEISGAIFNARLDLTHPLGYGYENPDVHLFRDNRLFMERSASPYANPLMYTAQPLASGFISKANELKLRNTAAVDITDVGAGRIISLVDNPNFRAFWYGTNKLFLNSIFFGQFMRAGSPTPSDE; this comes from the coding sequence TTGGCCCGAAAAGTAAGCGTAAAGGTCGCCACGGAGCCCTTTTATATTGGCGACACCAAGATGGACTATGGCAGCATAATGGTGCCCGTAGCCGCCCAAACCCTAGCTCCAGATTCATTATATGCTTTGATGCAGCGGATTGCGGTGCAAAATGGGCTTGATGTGGTAGCCATTACGACGGGCTTGTCGCCTCAGGGTCTGAAGCTGGGCAGCGTGAACTTCGTCTCGTTGAAAAAGCCCGAGATTATGCTCTTGGCTGGTCAGGGCGTCAGCCCCACGGATATAGGGGAGGCGTGGCATTTGCTGGATAATCGGTTTGATATGACACCCAGCTTAGTAGCTCCCGAAGCATTAGACCGGGTGAACATAGACCGCTACACGGTCATTGTCGTGTCCGATGGCAGCTATGGCGGTATTACGCCCGCGAGTCGAGATAAACTGCGGGCTTGGGTGCAGCGCGGCAATACCTTGTTAGCCATCGGAGGAGGAGCCAAATGGGTGGCTGACAATGGCCTGTCGACCACTCGCTTTAAGGCGGCTAGAAACCCAACCACGCCGCTAGCCCCAGAAACGGCAGCCCCTCCGGCAACAGCTAATCAGCCGAATGCTGCGCCGGCTCCCTCGGCTTCATCGCGCCCCAGCGCCCCTAGTCCCGCCCTGCTACCGCAGCAGCCATACGTGGGTATGCGCAACACTGCTAGCGCCCAGGAAATATCGGGGGCCATTTTTAATGCTCGCCTCGATTTGACTCATCCTTTGGGCTACGGCTATGAGAATCCCGATGTGCACCTGTTTCGCGACAACAGACTGTTTATGGAACGCTCGGCGAGCCCGTACGCTAACCCGCTGATGTACACGGCTCAGCCGTTAGCCAGCGGTTTTATATCGAAAGCGAATGAGTTGAAGCTGCGCAACACGGCCGCCGTCGATATTACGGACGTGGGCGCTGGTCGAATTATTTCCTTAGTTGATAATCCCAATTTCAGGGCGTTCTGGTACGGCACCAATAAGTTATTTCTCAATAGCATCTTTTTTGGGCAATTCATGCGGGCTGGCAGCCCAACCCCAAGCGATGAATAG
- a CDS encoding M14 family metallopeptidase — translation MKKCYSLLLLLLAALPALAQTKSNLAYYLPQTVTYNPAIPTPASVLGFEVGEWHVSHDQLLMYMRAVDAASDRVTLTEYARTHEHRPLVLLTITSPENQRNIAQIKAEHHQLTDPAVSGRLDISKMPAVLWMGYSVHGNEPSGTNASLLAVYYLAAAQGPAIDETLRNTVILVDPSINPDGMSRFAGWVNSRRGKNLVTDPYNVEQNEVWPGGRFNHYWFDLNRDWLPLQHPESRGRLQQFHAWKPNLLTDHHEMSSNSSFFFQPGVPSRKHPLTPTRNFELTKSIGNYHAKALDKIGSLYFTEENYDDFYYGKGSTYPDVNGAVGILFEQASSRGHAQETVNGILRFPFTIRNQVVTTLSSIEAVQALRQDLLAYQRDFYQKVAGEARDQGVRAYVFGADQDPARSYELARIIRQHQIAVYRPKSALTVGGVHLAPPMPTSCPPISRSSD, via the coding sequence ATGAAAAAGTGTTACAGTTTGCTGCTGCTCTTGCTGGCAGCGCTACCGGCATTGGCTCAAACCAAATCCAATCTGGCGTATTACCTGCCCCAGACGGTGACGTACAACCCAGCCATCCCCACGCCGGCTTCGGTGCTGGGCTTTGAAGTGGGGGAGTGGCATGTGAGCCACGACCAGTTGCTCATGTATATGCGGGCCGTGGACGCAGCTTCCGACCGCGTCACGCTCACGGAATACGCCCGCACCCACGAGCACCGGCCGCTAGTACTCCTGACGATTACCTCGCCCGAAAACCAGCGCAACATCGCGCAAATCAAGGCGGAGCACCACCAACTAACGGACCCTGCTGTATCGGGCCGACTCGATATTAGTAAGATGCCAGCCGTGCTCTGGATGGGGTACAGTGTGCATGGTAATGAGCCCAGCGGCACCAATGCCTCTCTGCTCGCCGTGTATTATCTGGCGGCTGCCCAAGGTCCAGCCATTGACGAGACGCTTCGCAATACGGTGATTCTGGTAGACCCTAGTATCAACCCCGATGGAATGAGTCGTTTTGCTGGTTGGGTAAATTCTCGGCGCGGCAAGAATCTCGTTACGGACCCCTACAACGTGGAGCAAAACGAAGTATGGCCAGGAGGTCGTTTCAACCACTATTGGTTTGATTTAAATCGCGATTGGCTGCCACTGCAGCACCCCGAATCGCGCGGCCGCTTGCAGCAGTTCCATGCGTGGAAGCCCAACTTGCTCACTGATCACCATGAGATGAGCAGCAATTCCTCGTTTTTCTTCCAGCCGGGAGTGCCTTCTCGAAAGCACCCGCTCACCCCCACCCGCAACTTCGAATTAACCAAGAGCATCGGTAATTACCACGCCAAAGCCTTGGACAAAATCGGTTCCCTCTACTTTACGGAAGAGAACTACGACGATTTCTACTACGGCAAGGGCTCTACTTATCCCGATGTGAATGGGGCAGTGGGCATTCTGTTTGAGCAGGCCAGCTCGCGGGGCCATGCCCAGGAAACCGTGAACGGAATCTTACGCTTTCCCTTTACGATTCGCAATCAGGTTGTTACAACGCTGTCTTCGATAGAGGCCGTGCAGGCCCTACGGCAAGACCTACTTGCCTATCAGCGTGACTTCTACCAAAAAGTAGCTGGCGAAGCTCGTGACCAGGGCGTCCGAGCTTACGTATTTGGCGCCGACCAAGACCCTGCTCGCAGCTATGAGTTGGCCCGGATAATCCGGCAGCATCAAATTGCAGTGTATCGCCCCAAAAGCGCGCTCACGGTTGGGGGCGTACATTTAGCCCCACCAATGCCTACGTCGTGCCCACCGATCAGCCGCAGTTCCGACTAA
- a CDS encoding 2,3,4,5-tetrahydropyridine-2,6-dicarboxylate N-succinyltransferase encodes MTDLQTTIEAAWDNRDLLRDSATTDAIHAVIEELDKGRLRVAQPVADGQWQVNDWVKKAVILYFPIQQMETLELKPFEYRDKMRLKTGYEAQGVRVVPPATARYGSFLAPGVILMPSYVNIGAWIGEGTMVDTWATVGSCAQVGAHVHLSGGVGLGGVLEPVQAAPVIIEDGAFIGSRSILVEGCHIGKEAVIGAGVTITGSTKIIDVTGSEPKEYRGHVPARSVVIPGSYAKQFPAGEFHVPCALIIGQRKPSTDLKTSLNDALREHNVAV; translated from the coding sequence ATGACCGACCTACAAACCACTATCGAAGCCGCCTGGGACAACCGTGACCTGCTGCGCGACTCCGCTACCACCGACGCTATTCACGCCGTAATCGAAGAGTTGGACAAAGGCCGCCTGCGCGTGGCCCAGCCCGTCGCTGATGGCCAGTGGCAAGTAAATGACTGGGTGAAGAAAGCCGTCATCCTGTATTTCCCCATTCAGCAGATGGAAACGCTGGAGCTGAAGCCCTTCGAGTACCGCGACAAAATGCGCCTCAAAACTGGCTACGAAGCCCAGGGGGTACGGGTAGTGCCGCCCGCTACGGCTCGCTACGGTAGCTTTTTGGCTCCTGGCGTTATTCTGATGCCTAGCTACGTGAATATCGGCGCTTGGATAGGCGAGGGCACCATGGTCGATACGTGGGCGACGGTGGGCTCGTGTGCGCAGGTAGGCGCGCACGTACATTTGAGCGGTGGTGTAGGCCTGGGGGGCGTTTTGGAACCCGTGCAGGCTGCGCCGGTTATCATTGAAGATGGTGCTTTCATCGGCTCACGTAGCATTTTGGTTGAAGGCTGCCACATTGGGAAGGAAGCCGTAATTGGGGCGGGTGTCACGATTACCGGCAGCACCAAAATCATCGACGTAACTGGCTCTGAGCCCAAAGAGTACCGTGGCCACGTACCGGCGCGCTCAGTGGTTATTCCGGGCTCTTACGCCAAGCAATTTCCGGCCGGCGAGTTCCATGTGCCCTGCGCCCTGATCATCGGTCAGCGCAAGCCTAGCACCGATTTGAAAACTTCGCTGAATGACGCTTTGCGCGAGCACAACGTAGCCGTTTAG
- a CDS encoding 3-hydroxyacyl-CoA dehydrogenase family protein: MLHVAVIGSGTMGNGIAHVFAQHGFPVTLIDISQPALDKALGTIGKNLDRQVAKGGLSEDDKTATLGRITTRTSIAEGVTNAQLVVEAATENVDLKLQIFRDLDLYAPEGAILASNTSSISITRIAAATKRAEQVIGMHFMNPVPVMKLVEVIRGYVTSDAVTQQVMDISRQLGKTPTEVNDYPGFVANRILMPMINEAIYTLFEGVAGVEEIDTVMKLGMAHPMGPLQLADFIGLDVCLAILRVLHDGLGNPKYAPCPLLVNMVMAGRLGVKSGEGFYTHTPGSKDLVVASLFQK; the protein is encoded by the coding sequence ATGCTCCACGTCGCCGTTATTGGCTCGGGTACTATGGGCAATGGCATTGCTCACGTTTTTGCCCAGCACGGATTTCCCGTTACGCTTATTGATATTTCGCAGCCGGCCCTGGATAAGGCCCTCGGTACTATTGGCAAAAACTTAGACCGGCAGGTGGCCAAAGGCGGCCTCAGCGAAGATGACAAAACGGCCACCCTAGGTCGCATTACCACGCGCACCAGCATTGCGGAAGGTGTCACCAATGCGCAGCTCGTGGTTGAAGCAGCTACTGAAAACGTAGATTTGAAGCTGCAAATCTTCCGCGACCTCGACCTATACGCGCCTGAGGGGGCTATTTTGGCCTCCAATACGTCCTCTATCTCCATCACACGCATTGCCGCCGCCACGAAGCGCGCCGAGCAGGTAATTGGCATGCACTTTATGAATCCGGTTCCGGTCATGAAGCTCGTGGAGGTTATTCGCGGCTACGTTACCTCCGATGCCGTGACCCAGCAGGTAATGGACATTTCGCGCCAGCTTGGCAAAACGCCCACGGAAGTAAACGACTACCCCGGTTTCGTGGCCAACCGCATTCTGATGCCCATGATCAATGAGGCGATTTATACCCTGTTTGAGGGCGTGGCCGGCGTGGAGGAAATCGACACTGTGATGAAATTGGGCATGGCCCACCCTATGGGCCCGTTGCAGCTCGCCGATTTTATTGGCCTGGATGTATGCCTCGCTATTCTGCGCGTACTGCACGATGGCCTGGGTAACCCCAAGTATGCCCCTTGCCCTCTGTTGGTGAATATGGTAATGGCCGGCCGCCTGGGCGTAAAGTCGGGCGAAGGCTTCTATACGCACACACCGGGCAGCAAAGATCTGGTAGTTGCTTCTCTATTTCAGAAATAG